The Gadus macrocephalus chromosome 20, ASM3116895v1 genome includes a region encoding these proteins:
- the LOC132449142 gene encoding gamma-crystallin M2-like, whose translation MGKIIFFEDRNFQGQCYECSSDCPDLSSFFSRCGSIRVEGGCWVLYERPNYVGYQYILSPGEYPDQQQWMSFNDNIRSCRSIKNVYGKSWKIKFYDEQDFEGQSAEWTEDCPSVSEAFKFSDFHSCVVTDGAWALYEQPNFKGQQYFLDRGEYHNYTDWGAPSPGVGSFRRITEF comes from the exons ATGGGGAAG ATCATATTCTTTGAGGACAGGAACTTCCAGGGTCAGTGCTATGAGTGCAGCAGCGACTGCCCGGACCTGAGCTCCTTCTTCAGCCGCTGCGGCTCCATCAGGGTGGAGGGCGGCTGCTGGGTGCTGTACGAACGGCCCAACTACGTGGGCTACCAGTACATCCTGAGCCCAGGGGAGTACCCTGATCAGCAGCAGTGGATGAGCTTCAATGACAACATCAGGTCTTGTCGCTCCATCAAAAAT GTTTATGGAAAGTCCTGGAAGATCAAGTTCTACGATGAGCAGGACTTCGAAGGGCAAAGTGCAGAGTGGACCGAGGACTGCCCATCGGTCTCAGAGGCGTTCAAGTTCAGCGACTTCCACTCCTGCGTGGTGACGGACGGCGCCTGGGCCCTGTACGAGCAGCCAAACTTCAAGGGGCAACAGTACTTCCTGGATCGTGGCGAGTACCACAACTACACCGACTGGGGCGCGCCTTCCCCTGGGGTGGGCTCCTTCCGCAGGATCACAGAGTTCTAG
- the LOC132449141 gene encoding gamma-crystallin M3-like yields MGKITFYEDRNFQGGSYECMSDCADMSSHMSRCHSCKVESGCFVIYDRTNYMGNQYFLKSGEYPDYMNMMGMCSGIRSCRMIPMHKGQYKMKIYERENFGGQSNEMMEDCDNIQDRYSMSDCQSCHVMDGHWLTYEQPQYRGRMMYMRPGEYRSFKDMGYDGVRFHSFRRIMDSC; encoded by the exons ATGGGCAAG ATTACTTTCTACGAGGACAGGAACTTCCAGGGTGGCTCCTATGAGTGCATGAGTGACTGCGCCGACATGTCCTCTCACATGAGCAGGTGCCACTCCTGCAAGGTCGAGAGTGGCTGCTTTGTGATCTACGATCGCACAAACTACATGGGCAACCAGTACTTCCTGAAGAGTGGAGAGTACCCTGACTACATGAACATGATGGGCATGTGCAGTGGCATCAGATCCTGCCGCATGATCCCCATG CACAAGGGCCAGTACAAGATGAAGATCTACGAGAGGGAGAACTTCGGTGGTCAGTCCAATGAGATGATGGAGGACTGTGACAACATCCAGGATCGTTACAGCATGTCCGACTGCCAGTCTTGCCACGTGATGGACGGACACTGGCTGACGTACGAGCAGCCCCAGTACAGAGGCAGGATGATGTACATGAGACCAGGAGAGTACAGGAGCTTCAAGGATATGGGATATGATGGAGTTAGATTCCACTCTTTCAGAAGAATCATGGATTCCTGTTAA